A genomic segment from Piliocolobus tephrosceles isolate RC106 unplaced genomic scaffold, ASM277652v3 unscaffolded_9560, whole genome shotgun sequence encodes:
- the LOC111534170 gene encoding argininosuccinate synthase-like, with protein VKALLSPHQALHRPKTSGNCPAGGGQIKVIAPWRMPKFYNWFEVRNDLMEYAKQHGIPIPVTPKNPWSTDKNLMHISNETGILENPKNQAPPGLYMKTQDPAKGPRTSDILEIEFNSLELFMYMSEDVGKHGVGRIDIMENHFTGMKSPGIYEAPAGTILYHAHLDIGAFTMDWEVCKIK; from the exons AGGTGAAGGCACTGCTCTCACCTCACCAGGCCCTGCATCGCCCGAAAACAAGTGGAAATTGCCCAGCAGGAGGGGGTCAA ATAAAGGTTATTGCTCCCTGGAGGATGCCCAAGTTCTACAACTGGTTCGAGGTCCGCAATGACCTGATGGAATACGCAAAGCAACACGGGATTCCCATCCCAGTCACTCCCAAGAACCCATGGAGCACGGACAAGAACCTCATGCACATCAGCAATGAGACTGGAATCTTGGAGAACCCCAAGAACCAAGCGCCTCCAGGTCTCTACATGAAGACCCAGGACCCAGCCAAAGGCCCCAGAACCTCTGACATTCTCGAGATCGAGTTCAA CTCCTTGGAGCTCTTCATGTACATGAGTGAAGACGTGGGCAAGCACGGCGTGGGCCGTATTGACATCATGGAGAATCACTTCACTGGAATGAAGTCCCCAGGTATCTACGAGGCCCCAGCAGGCACCATCCTTTACCACGCTCATTTAGACATCGGGGCCTTCACCATGGACTGGGAAGTATGCAAAATCAAATAA